TCTACCATGCGCGCTATTGAACTTGCTTGCTCTTACATTCAGGTCTTTTTGCTTCTCCCTTCTTTATACATACGCATAAACAAGTGGTTCGCTCCATCCCTCTTCACCTGGTTGATCTTTTTGGTTTCCTAATATATTGGAGGAACCTGTAGATGTGGCGTGTGATTGCatttatgaaattgtttttttttttttttttttttttttttttttgtaNtttttttatgttttcttgtaatttgctttagcttgaaattgaagtCACTGTAGGCTATTGAAAATTATCAAGTTGCtttgtttgagtttttcttctttagaaATTTTTATGGTGTTTGTTTACCTGTGCGTCTCTGTTGACTAAGGTGTTAGAGACTACATGCTTCACTGAACTAGTTTACTGTTTCCGTCTTTCTGATTTTTTCGAAACAGGATGGTTCTATGCTTCCTTTTTCTTatggtttttgtttgtgattaacCGAGACAAGTAGTAGTACTTCAGATGATGTTCAATTCACGTTGACTTGacatttactttttcttttctacagATTAATAGTAATCCAGTTGCTGCTGAGGCAACCATTTTGTCTCTTCACCAGTCCCCACAGCCGTATAAGGCGTGTAGATATATTCTTGGTAAGTCTATCTGATGAATCCAGAACCTGGCTGGCTGAGGTTGAACTGGGAAGGTACATCTGTTTGACTGAAAGTGTTTTGTACTTGCAGAAAATTCTCAggtagcaaatgctaggtttcAAGCTGCTGCAGCTATTCGAGAAGCAGCTATTAGGGAATGGAGTTTTCTTGCCACTGATGATAAAGGGGGTTTGATTAGgtaatttctcttcttttatgttATTTGGGTGATATATGCTTAATCTTCCAGTTAGTTGAGCGGTCACCCTCTGCTCTGTCAGGAGGCAACCCTTGGTGTcaagtttgttattttttttattggcttTGCAAATCAACTGAGAGCATTCATGCTTCACTATTTAGTAGTTTTTAAATACTGCACCTTTCCTGGATTGTGAAGCCTATCACTTCTTGTCTGTAATATGTTATGGTTGGTCACGTCATTTTCCGGGGTTATCATAACTAGATAAGGAGTTAGAGGTTTATATTTTGAGGTTTTggattatattaatataaaataattaagatatatgGCTAAATCTTTCTGCAGCTTCTGCCTTGGCTATGTCATGCAGCATGCTAATTCATCCGAGGGATATGTGCTTTCAAAAGTGTCTTCTGTGGCTGCACAGCTGATGAAAAGAGGCTGGTAAGCTGCGCTGGACTGCTTCtggtatttaaaattataaaccataCACATTAGATGCTCGACGTTAGCTGTCACTTCTGATTCTCTGCAATATGGATATGTGTGGATTCATGAAAAGGATGGTGTTGTTCACAG
The Camelina sativa cultivar DH55 chromosome 15, Cs, whole genome shotgun sequence DNA segment above includes these coding regions:
- the LOC104744553 gene encoding exportin-4-like isoform X6, with translation MLGFPNGSGGGGVGPEDLAQLQSTMRAIELACSYIQINSNPVAAEATILSLHQSPQPYKACRYILENSQVANARFQAAAAIREAAIREWSFLATDDKGGLISFCLGYVMQHANSSEGYVLSKVSSVAAQLMKRGWLEFTPAEKEVFFYQINQAILGSRGLDVQFIGI